CGAATTCAGTTCGCGGTGGCCGCTCGCAGGCACCGGCATGGGATGCAGCCAGTCAAGCAACTGTTCAAGGGTCACCGAATCCAGGTCGCGCACCAGCACATGGTCGTTGCGATCGGTTTGCGCGATCACACTGTGAGCCTGCAAAATCTCGCGAATGCGCCGCCACTGGACCGGTCCAATACCCGCACGGGAAATATCCTGCTCGCTAATTGACAGGCCCTTCTGATAATTCGTAAAGAATTTCGACAACAGCACCAGTGTCGCCACCAGATCGGAATAATTTCTCCCCTGCGCAGCGGCGTGGTATGCGGACAAGGTCCGCACCAGTACGCACCCGGCCAGCACGATCATCCACATGGTGTAGATCCAGATCAGAAACATCGGCACAAAGGCGAAAGCACCGTAAATCGCCTGTACGGAACTGCGTGAAACAAGGGCGCCAAACAGGTACTTGGCCGCCTCAAACGCCATTGCGGTAATCACGCCACCGGCAAACCCGTGCCGCAGCGGCACCCGGCAGTTTGGTACCGCCACAAACAGCAGCGTGAACGCGATGGCGGTAAAAATGAACGGCAGCACCCGCAGCACCACCGGCAGCAGGCCAAGGCTGTCGTTCTGGGCGAGGACTTTCTGCGAAAACAGGTAAGTGGTGGCGGCCATCCCGGCCCCCAGAAGGATGGGGCCAAGGCTCAGGATTGCCCAGTACAACAGAAAGCTGGAAACCCCCTTGCGCCCCTTGGGGATATCCCAGATGGCGTTGAAGGTGGTCTCGATATTTTTCAGCATAAAGCCCGCGGTCAGCAGCAGTATGGCGATACCGACACCGGTCAGCCGCTGGGCCTGCACAGAGAAGCTATTGATGTACTCCTGTACCTCACGACCGCTCTCGGGCACGAAATGAGAGAAGATCTGCTGCTGGATTTTACTTTCCAAGCCGGCGAAATCCGGAAACAGTGACAGCATGGCGTAGCTCACCGTCACCAGTGGAACTATCGCAAACAGTGTCATATAGGTAAGAGCAGCAGCATTCTGCCGGCAATTCTTTTCGTTGAACACCTTCCACAGGGAGGTAAAAAAACGACGCCAGCGGTGCACCATTTCAGTCATGGGTCTTCTCAGTTTGTTATATAGCCATGTGCGCCGGATTCTCGAACGAACCCGGCGGAAAACGCCGTGCAACCTGTCTATAAAATACGCCATACCCCAGCGTAGCCCACCAAACTGACAGGTTCATGGACGACCAACAGTCACCTGTTAGAATACGCCAAACCTTAACAGGATACCCCCTCGATGTGGACGATCTACCATAACCCGCGCTGTTCAAAATCCCGTCAGACCCTGCAACTCCTGCAGGACAATAACGTCGAACCGGAAATCGTGCTGTATCTGGAAACGCCGCCGGATGCCGCCACCCTAAGCGCTCTGCTCGGCAAACTCGGTA
This is a stretch of genomic DNA from Microbulbifer bruguierae. It encodes these proteins:
- a CDS encoding YihY family inner membrane protein, whose amino-acid sequence is MTEMVHRWRRFFTSLWKVFNEKNCRQNAAALTYMTLFAIVPLVTVSYAMLSLFPDFAGLESKIQQQIFSHFVPESGREVQEYINSFSVQAQRLTGVGIAILLLTAGFMLKNIETTFNAIWDIPKGRKGVSSFLLYWAILSLGPILLGAGMAATTYLFSQKVLAQNDSLGLLPVVLRVLPFIFTAIAFTLLFVAVPNCRVPLRHGFAGGVITAMAFEAAKYLFGALVSRSSVQAIYGAFAFVPMFLIWIYTMWMIVLAGCVLVRTLSAYHAAAQGRNYSDLVATLVLLSKFFTNYQKGLSISEQDISRAGIGPVQWRRIREILQAHSVIAQTDRNDHVLVRDLDSVTLEQLLDWLHPMPVPASGHRELNSRPWFREVDARFREARDFSHEHLSQSLGDLFRESMAAEILEKTVEPVAEPAELPPPDRINDDNSANKGSRRDARSKSSSRTASS